Within the Pseudomonas oryzae genome, the region GGCCGTGCTCGGCCACCTGTATCCGTTGTACTTCCGCTTCCAGGGCGGCAAGGGCGTGGCCACCGCCGCCGGCATGCTGCTCGGCCTGTACTGGCCCGCCGCCCTGCTGGCGCTGGCCGCCTGGCTGCTGACCTTCGCCCTGACCCGCATCAGCTCGTTGGCCGCGCTGCTCGCCACGCCGCTGATCCTGCCACTGCTGGCCTGGCAGCAACCGACGCTGCTGCTGCCCGCCACCCTGCTCACCGCGCTGATCGTCTGGCGCCACCGGCGCAACCTGCGCGATCTCCGCGCCGGGCGCGAGCGCCAATTCTAACCGCCTCGGGCGACGTCGCGGGCGCCGAAAGCGGCATCCACCCTACGGCGCCCGACCCACCGCCGGCAGGCTTTCCATCGACCAGCGCGGCTGCACACCGATCGCCGGACCGTCGTGCTGACCGGCCAGCAGGCGCTGGCAGCCGGCATAGGCGATCATCGCCCCGTTGTCGGTGCAGAAGCGCGGCCGGGCGTAGAACACCTGGCCCTTCAGCTCGCCGAGCATCTTCTCCAGCGTCTGGCGCAGCGCCTGGTTGGCGCTCACCCCGCCGGCGATCACCAGGCGCCTGAGGCCGGTCTGCTTGAGCGCGCGGCGGCACTTGATGGTCAGCGTCTCGACCACCGCCTGCTGGAACGCCAGGGCGATGTCGGCGCGCGCCTGCTCGAGATCGCCACCCTCCGCCTCGCACTGCTTCCAGGTATTCAGGGCAAAGGTCTTCAGGCCGCTGAAGCTGAACTCCAGGCCCGGGCGGTCGGTCATCGGCCGCGGGAAGACGAAACGCCCCGGCGTGCCGCGTTCGGCCAAGCGGGCGATCTCCGGCCCGCCCGGATAGCCGAGGCCGATCAGCTTGGCGGTCTTGTCGAAGGCCTCGCCGGCGGCGTCGTCCAGCGACTCGCCGAGCAACTGGTACTGGCCGATGCCGTCGACGCGCACCAGCTGGGTGTGGCCGCCGGACACCAGCAGGGCGACGAACGGAAACTCCGGCGGCCTCTCCTCGAGCATCGGCGCCAGCAGATGACCTTCCATGTGGTGCACGCCGACCGCCGGCACGCCCCAGGCCAGGGCCAGCGCCTGGGCGCAGGAGGCGCCGACCAGCAGCGCGCCGACCAGTCCGGGACCGGCGGTATAGGCGATGGCGTCGATATCGGCGAAACTGCAGCCCGACTCATCCAGCACCTGACGGATCAGCGGCAGCATGCGCTTGACGTGGTCGCGCGAGGCCAGCTCGGGCACCACGCCACCATAGACCCGGTGCA harbors:
- the plsY gene encoding glycerol-3-phosphate 1-O-acyltransferase PlsY — its product is MPWLLAILAYLLGSLSFAVLLGRWLGTGDPRLAGSGNPGATNMLRLAGRRAAALTLLGDLLKGLLPVLLARALDLPPQQQAWIGLAAVLGHLYPLYFRFQGGKGVATAAGMLLGLYWPAALLALAAWLLTFALTRISSLAALLATPLILPLLAWQQPTLLLPATLLTALIVWRHRRNLRDLRAGRERQF
- the tsaD gene encoding tRNA (adenosine(37)-N6)-threonylcarbamoyltransferase complex transferase subunit TsaD, whose product is MRVLGLETSCDETGVALYDSERGLLADALFSQIDLHRVYGGVVPELASRDHVKRMLPLIRQVLDESGCSFADIDAIAYTAGPGLVGALLVGASCAQALALAWGVPAVGVHHMEGHLLAPMLEERPPEFPFVALLVSGGHTQLVRVDGIGQYQLLGESLDDAAGEAFDKTAKLIGLGYPGGPEIARLAERGTPGRFVFPRPMTDRPGLEFSFSGLKTFALNTWKQCEAEGGDLEQARADIALAFQQAVVETLTIKCRRALKQTGLRRLVIAGGVSANQALRQTLEKMLGELKGQVFYARPRFCTDNGAMIAYAGCQRLLAGQHDGPAIGVQPRWSMESLPAVGRAP